The Castanea sativa cultivar Marrone di Chiusa Pesio chromosome 11, ASM4071231v1 genome contains a region encoding:
- the LOC142616120 gene encoding uncharacterized protein LOC142616120 — MIESSSSAIAPTVQPWENSFSPYFLSNGDNPGISLVVQPLIEENYSTWSRAILISLDAKTKLGFIDGSIPKPQSVDHPYYRAWCKCNSTVLAWLFNSVSKDLQPSRVYFKTARDVWIDLQFIFGQSNGPRIFELRKGISSLTQDNLTINAYYTKFKGLWDEFSNYRTCICGHQMEECTMSFLMGLNETYAAVRGQILIMDPVPPLSKVFSLILQDEKQRKVGATKKMQLDTATALASALAAKNVKNFKKGRPQCTHSGAMGHVVDKCYKLHGYPPGYKFKSTKGQVAATLPPFANNVIAPEDDASGGVSLTKSEYQLPNGDMAKVTHIGTVQLSSTLVLDNDLQLWKMIGLGRNQGGLYTLQSSLPDSLPSCVSNALSKLSPCFPTVTATVTTLNSCDVNFFDTTRIIHQLSCVEIPQQNSVVERKHQHLLTVARALRFQANLPLKFLSDCVLTATYLINRTPSPLLQNLTPYEKLLGHSPSYESSPSFPIAEFTPSLSSDLAVPPDEFPNLVHPISTSSNSACDVPPLIQPIRQQSVRQSTRLRKTPSYLQDYHCNLASAHVSTSVSLPQSDDSTASGDTGILYPLASTLSYAKLSSSHKSFALALTIAKELDSYAQALLDPQWLEAMKAEIDALQANHTWVMCKLPPGKVPIGCKWVYKIKLKADGSVERYKARLVAKGFTQTEGIDFYETFSPVVKFVTVRTLLALAVVHGWHLTRLDVNNAFLHGDLHEEVYMLPPLGFGSKGKVCRLTKSLYGLKQASRQWFAKLSSTIVDQGFVQSKADYSVFTRIKGGSMIIILVYVDDILIASNDVEAVNVFKQFLDSKFKLKDLGTLKYFLGLEVARTSNGISLCQRKYTLELLFDAGMLACKPSNTPMDQSAKFSSLVGQAIPNASLYRRLIGRLLYLTLTRPDICYSVHKLSQFMSSPKAPHLQAAYKILKYLKKTPGQGLFLSARSELQLKSYCDADWATCPDTRRSITGFCVFLGDSLISLKSKKQQVVSRSSAESEYRSMATVTSEVVWLIAFIKTFGLNHTQPAFLYCDSKAALYIAANPVYHERTKHIEIDCHFIREKIEGGVIKTFHVPTRHQVADFFTKALGQKQFSHLLSKMNLINIYGSS; from the exons ATGATTGAAAGTAGTTCCAGTGCTATTGCTCCCACTGTTCAGCCTTGGGAAAATTCCTTTAGCCCCTATTTTCTATCCAATGGTGATAATCCTGGTATTTCATTGGTGGTTCAACCTCTCATTGAGGAGAATTATAGCACCTGGAGTAGGGCAATCCTCATTTCTCTAGATGCCAAGACCAAACTAGGATTCATTGATGGTTCTATTCCCAAACCTCAATCTGTTGATCATCCCTATTACAGAGCTTGGTGTAAATGTAACAGCACAGTCTTGGCTTGGCTGTTTAATTCTGTCTCCAAGGATTTACAACCAAGCAGAGTCTATTTCAAGACTGCCAGAGATGTGTGGATTGACTTACAGTTCATATTTGGACAAAGCAATGGCCCTAGGATCTTTGAGTTAAGAAAGGGGATCAGTTCTTTGACTCAAGACAATTTAACCATCAATGCATATTACACCAAATTTAAGGGACTTTGGGATGAATTTTCCAATTATAGGACATGTATCTGTGGTCATCAAATGGAGGAGTGTACTATGTCTTTTCTGATGGGGTTGAATGAGACTTATGCAGCTGTCAGAGGACAGATTCTGATTATGGATCCTGTGCCTCCCTTGAGCAAGGTGTTTTCTCTTATACTTCAAGATGAGAAGCAAAGGAAGGTTGGTGCTACCAAGAAAATGCAGCTTGACACAGCAACTGCTTTGGCATCAGCATTAGCAGCAAAGAATGTCAAGAACTTCAAGAAGGGTAGGCCACAATGTACTCACAGTGGTGCAATGGGTCATGTGGTTGACAAATGCTATAAGTTGCATGGATACCCTCCTGGCTATAAGTTCAAGTCCACTAAAGGTCAGGTTGCAGCTACTTTACCACCTTTTGCCAACAATGTAATTGCTCCTGAAGATGATGCAAGTGGAGGTGTTAGCCTTACTAAGTCAGAATATCA ACTTCCTAATGGTGACATGGCAAAAGTTACACATATTGGCACTGTGCAACTATCTTCTACCTTAGTTCTTGACAAT GACTTACAGCTTTGGAAGATGATTGGGTTGGGTAGAAATCAAGGTGGATTATACACATTGCAAAGCAGCTTGCCAGATAGTTTGCCATCATGTGTTTCCAATGCTCTTTCCAAGCTTTCACCTTGTTTTCCTACTGTAACAGCTACTGTAACAACTCTTAATTCTTgtgatgtgaatttttttgatacTACTA GAATTATACACCAACTGTCTTGTGTGGAAATACCTCAACAAAATTCAGTTGTTGAGAGGAAACACCAACATCTTCTTACTGTGGCTAGAGCTTTGAGATTTCAAGCTAATTTGCCTCTCAAATTCTTGAGTGATTGTGTTCTCACTGCcacttatttgattaatagaaCACCTAGTCCACTTCTTCAaaatctcactccttatgaaaAACTGTTAGGGCATTCACCTTCCTATG AGTCTAGTCCCTCTTTTCCTATTGCAGAATTCACACCTTCCTTATCTTCAGATCTGGCTGTTCCACCTGATGAATTTCCTAACCTTGTTCACCCTATTTCTACCTCTTCTAATTCAGCTTGTGATGTTCCTCCTCTTATTCAACCTATTAGGCAGCAATCTGTTAGGCAGTCCACTAGATTAAGGAAAACTCCTAGTTATCTTCAAGACTATCATTGCAACTTGGCTTCTGCACATGTGTCTACCTCAGTTTCACTTCCTCAATCAGATGATTCCACTGCTTCTGGTGATACAGGTATTCTTTACCCTCTTGCTTCAACTCTTTCCTATGCCAAACTTTCTTCTTCTCATAAATCCTTTGCCCTAGCTTTAACTATTGCTAAGGAACTTGATTCTTATGCTCAAGCTTTGCTTGATCCTCAATGGCTTGAAGCTATGAAAGCTGAGATTGATGCACTTCAGGCTAACCATACTTGGGTTATGTGCAAACTTCCTCCTGGTAAGGTGCCAATTGGCTGTAAATGGGTTTATAAAATCAAGTTGAAAGCTGATGGTTCTGTAGAGAGGTATAAGGCTAGATTAGTGGCCAAAGGTTTTACACAAACTGAGGGTATAGACTTTTATGAGACCTTTTCTCCTGTGGTCAAGTTTGTTACTGTCAGAACTCTTTTGGCTCTTGCTGTTGTTCATGGTTGGCATCTCACTCGATTAGATGTCAACAATGCATTCCTACATGGGGACTTACATGAGGAGGTTTACATGCTTCCTCCACTTGGTTTCGGCAGCAAGGGGAAGGTTTGTAGACTTACAAAGTCtctttatggacttaaacaagcaagTAGACAATGGTTTGCAAAGTTATCTTCTACAATTGTGGATCAAGGTTTTGTTCAATCCAAGGCAGATTACTCTGTTTTTACCAGGATTAAGGGAGGTTCTATGATCATCATActtgtttatgttgatgatattcttaTTGCCAGTAATGATGTGGAAGCTGTGAATGTGTTTAAGCAATTTCTAGACAGTAAGTTTAAGCTCAAAGATTTGGGAACCTTGAAGTATTTCCTAGGTCTTGAGGTAGcaagaacttcaaatggaaTCTCcttatgtcaaagaaaatacaCTCTTGAGTTGCTATTTGATGCTGGTATGTTAGCTTGTAAGCCTTCCAACACTCCTATGGACCAATCAGCCAAGTTCAGCAGTTTAGTTGGTCAGGCAATCCCTAATGCTTCATTGTATAGAAGGTTAATAGGGAGACTTCTCTATTTGACACTAACTAGACCTGACATTTGCTATTCAGTCCATAAATTGAGTCAATTTATGAGCTCACCCAAAGCACCTCATCTTCAAGCTGCTTATAAAATACTCAAGTATTTGAAGAAAACACCAGGTCAAGGGCTGTTCTTGTCTGCAAGATCAGAATTGCAGTTGAAGTCCTATtgtgatgctgattgggcaacCTGCCCTGACACCAGAAGATCAATCACAgggttttgtgtgtttttaggAGATTCACTGATTTCTTTGAAGAGTAAAAAGCAGCAGGTAGTGTCAAGATCATCTGCTGAATCAGAGTATAGGTCAATGGCAACAGTCACTAGTGAGGTGGTTTGGCTCATTGCATTTATCAAAACATTTGGTTTAAATCACACTCAACCTGCCTTTCTCTATTGTGACAGTAAAGCAGCCCTCTATATTGCTGCCAATCCTGTGTATCATGAACGAACGAAGCATATTGAGATAGATTGCCATTTCATTCGAGAAAAGATTGAAGGTGGAGTTATTAAAACCTTTCATGTTCCTACACGGCACCAGGTTGCAGATTTCTTTACTAAAGCTTTAGGCCAGAAACAGTTTTCTCACTTGCTTTCCAAGATGAACCTAATTAACATATACGGttcatcttga